TCGACTTCGTCAAGAGCCGCGACCTGGTGGTTGACACTCCAGTGACCCTGGAACCCGACGACTCGGTGTCTGACGCGCTCGCGCTGATCTCCAAGCGCGCGCACGGGGCCGCGGTGGTCACGTTCGAAGGACGGCCGCTGGGGTTGGTCACCGAATCGTGCTGCGAAGGGGTCGATCGCTTCGCCCGAGTGCGCGACATCGCGATCACCGACTTCGTCAAGGCCCCGGTAGGGACGAACCCACGCGACGTTTTCGATCTGCTCGAACACGCCTCCGTCGACGTGGCGGTGCTGACCGCGGATGACGGCACGCTCGCCGGTGTGTTAACCCGGACCGGCGCGATCCGCGCCGGCATCTACAAGCCGGCTCTCGACGGGCGTGACCGACTTCGCGTCGGTGCAGCGGTCGGCATCAACGGCGACGTGGTTGCCAAGGCGCAAGCGGTCGCCGAAGCCGGGGTCGACCTGGTGGTCGTCGACACCGCCCACGGACATCAAGCCAAGGCACTCGACGCGATCAAGTCGATCGCATCGCTCGACCTCGGCGTACCCCTGGTCGCGGGCAACGTGGTGTCGGCGGACGGCACTCGCGATCTGGTCAATGCCGGAGCCTCGATCGTCAAAGTCGGGGTGGGGCCGGGAGCCATGTGCACCACTCGGATGATGACCGGTGTCGGTCGGCCCCAGTTTTCCGCCGTCCTCGAATGCGCCTCGGCGGCAAGACAACTCGGCGCGCACGTATGGGCCGACGGCGGCGTGCGCCACCCGCGCGACGTAGCGCTGGCGCTGGCGGCCGGGGCGTCCAACGTGATGATCGGGTCGTGGTTTGCCGGCACCTACGAGTCGCCCGGCGACCTGCTGCGCGACCGGGACGGCAAACCGTACAAGGAGAGCTACGGCATGGCCTCCAAGCGCGCGGTGGTCGCCCGCACCGCCGCCGACAGCGCCTTCGAGCGGGCCCGCAAAGCCCTGTTCGAGGAGGGCATCTCGACATCGCGGATGGCGCTCGACCCCGTCCGAGGAGGCGTCGAGGACCTGCTCGACCACATCACCTCTGGCGTGCGCAGCACCTGCACCTACGTCGGGGCGTCGACCCTGTCGGAGCTGCACGATCAAGTGGTCGTCGGTATCCAGTCCGCGGCCGGCTTCGCCGAGGGCCATCCGCTGCCGTTCGGCTGGTGATCACGGGCGTGTCACCAGCGCGGCCACAACTCGCGCGGGTCGCGCCTTCGCTACCATCAGAGTTCACTTGTGAGTGGATACATCGAAGAAAGGGCCCCCGTGCCGCAGGCACCCGCGCCAACCGGCGTGTGTGACGCCGACCCCGAGGAGCCTCCTTCTCGCGGAGTGATCGCGAGCGCGGGCAAAGCCCGGGCGAAGCGGATCACGACCGTCGGGCCAGGAGTGATCGCGAGCGCGGGCAAAGCCCGGGCGAAGCGGATCACGACCGTCGGGCCAGGAGTGATCGCGAGCGCGGGCAAAGCCCGGGCGAAGCGGGTCACGACCGTTCGAGGGTGGCCGCGATGAATCTGCTCGTCACGTTGGTGAGTTTGCTGGCGATCGTGGCGCTCACGGCCGGCACCGCATTGTTCGTCGCCGCGGAATTCTCCCTCACCACGCTCGAGCGCAGCACCGTCGAGGCCAACGCCCGCCTCGGCGGACGGCGCGATCGTTATGTCCAGCGCGCCCATCACAGCTTGTCGTTTCAACTGTCCGGCGCGCAGCTAGGCATCTCGATCACCACGCTGATCACCGGCTACCTGACTGAGCCGCTGGTCAAGGAGCTGCCGCATCCGGCACTGGATGCGCTGGGCGTGCCCAGCCGGATCGCCGATGCGGTGATCACATTCGTGACGCTGGTGATCGTCACATCGTTGTCGATGATCTTCGGCGAGCTGATCCCGAAAAACATTGCGGTGGCGCGTCCTCCGGCGACGGCGCGAGCGGTGGCCGGGATGCAACTGTTGTTCTCCTGGCTGATGACATGGCCGATTCGGCTGGTCAACGGGGTGGCCAACTGGATTCTGCGCAAGCTTGGTGTCGAGCCGGCAGAGGAGCTGCGTTCGGCACGCTCGGCGCAAGAGCTGGTCTCGCTGGTCCGCACGTCGGCACGCAGCGGCTCATTGGACCCGGCCACGGCGGCGCTGCTCGACCGGTCGTTGCAATTCGGTGAACTGACCGCCGAGGAGCTGATGACGCCACGGTCGAAAATCGTTGCGCTGCAGGTCGACAACACCGTCGCCGATCTCATTGAAGCCGCCGTCGAAAGCGGCTTTTCTCGGTTTCCCGTCGTCGACGGCGACCTCGACGAGACGGTCGGAATCGTGCACGTCAAGCAGGTTTTTGCGGTGCCACCCGCACAGCGCGACATCACCGTGGTCACCGCGGTCGCGCGGCCTGTCGCCAAGGTGCCGTCGACCCTCGACGGCGACGCATTGATGGGACAGATCCGGGCCAACGACCTGCAAACCGCGATGGTGGTCGACGAGTACGGCGGGACCGCAGGCATGGTGACCGTCGAAGACCTCATCGAGGAGATCGTCGGCGACGTACGTGACGAGCACGACGACGCCGTCCAGGACGTCGTAGCCGTCGAGGGCGGCTGGCGGGTCTCGGGGCTGCTTCGTATCGACGAGGTGGCCGCGGCGACCGGCTATCACGCCCCCGAGGGAGAGTACGAGACGATCGGTGGACTGGTACTCGAGCAGCTCGGCCGCATCCCCGTCATCGGCGACGAGGTACAGCTGAGTGGGTACGAGCACGACGGCGTACCGCACACCTCCGCGTGGCGGGCCAGAGTCTTACGGATGGACGGCCGTCGCATCGATCTGCTCGAGCTGACCCAACTGCCGGACCGGGCCGACTCCGGCGCACTGCGAGGTCGCTGATGGGCGACCTGTTCGAGTTACTTGCCACGTTCCTGCTGATCGGCGCGAACGCCTTCTTCGTCGCGGCCGAGTTCTCGCTGATCTCCGCGCGACGGGATCGCCTGGAGGGGCTTGCCGAACAGGGGCGGTCGGGCGCGGTGACCGTCATCCGCGCCGGTGAACAGCTACCACTGATGTTCGCGGGCGCACAGCTGGGTGTCACGGTCTCGTCGATCCTGCTCGGCCGCATCGGCGAACCGGCCGTCGCCGACCTGCTTCGGCGCCCGTTCGACCTGGTTGGAGCGTCGCCCGCGCTGCTGGACACCGCATCGTTCGTGGTGGCTCTGGGCATCGTGGTCACGCTGCATTTGCTCCTCGGCGAAATCGTGCCGAAGAACATCGCGTTGGCCGGGCCGGAACGGGCCGCGATGCTGCTTATCCCGGTCTATCTTGTGTACGCCCGCGCGGTACGACCACTGGTGAATTTCTACAGTCGTTGCAACAGCTTCATCTTGCGGGCGCTTCGCGTGCGCCCCCGTGACGAGCTCGACGTGACGGTCTCCACCGTCGAGCTCAGCGAGATGATCGCCGAGTCGGTGTCCGAAGGACTGCTGGACCGCGAGGAACACACCCGCCTCACCCGGGCATTGCAGATTCGTAATCGCACGGTCGCTGACGTCGCGGTGCCGGTCGCGGGTATCCAGGCCGTCCCGGTCGCGGCGGAGGGTTCCGGCCCGACGGTTGCCGTGATTGAACAAGCCCTGGCGACGACGGGCTACTCGCGCTTCCCGGTGGTCGGCGTCGACGGCAGCTTCGTCGGATACCTGCACATCAAGGACATGCTGTCGCTGGCGGGCGACCCGCAGGCGGTGATCGACCTGGCCAGAGTGCGGCCCCTGCCCCGCATCTCCGGGTCACTCAGCGTTCCTGAGGCCTTGTCGCGGATGCGTCGCACCAACAGCCACCTGGCGCTGGTGACGGCGCAGGACGGCGGCACCGTGGTCGCGATGGTCGCGCTCGAAGACCTGGTGCGCGACCTGGTCGGCGTTGTCCGCGACGGGACGTCGCGTGCGTGAGATCGGCAATCAGAGTGTGCTGGAGCCCGAACAGTGGCTAGCCCGCGCTCGCGATCATGCCGTGCGCGTCGAGGGTTTCGTCGCCCCGCACGCCGAGCGCGCCCGAGTCGGCGAGCCGCACCCGGTGTGGGACTTCCTGTTCAGCTACTACAGCCTGCGCCCTGGCCAGCTGCGCTGCTGGCATCCCGGGTACGGGGTGACGCTGACCGGCGATGAGGCGATCCGCCGCTATCGGGACCGCCGCGGGTACGCCGTCGCCGGGTCCGGTGTCACCGTCAGCCGCGCCCACTTGTGCAGCCGGGTCGAGACAATCGCCTTCGTCGCCCGACTGCTGCGCGCGACCGCGCAGCGACCGGCCCAACTGAACTGCTTCGGGCTGCACGAGTGGGCGATGGTCTACCGCAGCGGTGAGGTCCGCCACGATCGGGTTCCGCTGCGACTCGGCGCCGCGGCCACCGACACCGTCGTCGAGGCCGAGATCGCAGGGCCGTTGCGGTGCAGCCACTTTGACGCGTTCCGGTTTTTCACTGCCGATGCCGCGCCACGCAACGCCGGCAAACCCAGGCGGGACACCCAGCACGACTGGGAACAGCCCGGCTGCCTGCACGCCAATATGGACCTGTACAAGTGGTCCTACAAGCTGAGCCCGCTGATCGATTCCGAGACGCTGCTGGCCTGCCTGGAGCTGGCCGCGGCGGCACGTGAAATCGACATGCGGGCCAGTCCCTATGATCTGAGCGGCTACGGGTATACGCCGATTGCGGTCGAGGACGCGGCCGGTCGAGCCGAGTACGTGCGTTGCCAAAAGGACATTGCGACCCGCGCCCAACCGTTGCGGGTTGCGCTGCTGGAGCGGTGTGACCTGCTGCTGCAGGTTGCCGGTGGCGAGTAGGCACGCGACCGGCCGGTAGGCTGAGAAGTGATTTCGACAGGTAAGTCCGGAGGGAAAAGATGACTGATCGCGTGTCGGTGGGGAACCTGCGCGTCGCCCAAGTGCTGTACGACTTCGTCAACAACGAGGCTCTGCCGGGCACCGACATAGACCCCGACAGCTTCTGGGCCGGCGTGGACAAGGTCGTCACCGACCTGCAGCCGCAGAACCAGGACCTGCTGCAACGCCGCGATCAACTGCAGGCGCAGATCGACAAGTACCACCGCCAGCACGTCATCGAGCCGCTCGACCCCGAGGGCTATCGCGAGTTCCTCACCGAGATCGGTTACCTGCAGCCAGAACCCGCCGACTTCACCATCACCACCGCCGGTGTCGACGACGAGATCACCACGACCGCCGGTCCCCAGCTGGTGGTGCCCGTCCTCAATGCGCGCTTCGCGCTCAATGCGGCCAACGCCCGATGGGGCTCGCTGTACGACGCGCTCTACGGCACCGACGTGATCCCGGAAAGCGACGGCGCCGAGAAGGGCACTAGCTACAACCGGGTCCGCGGCGACAAGGTGATCGCCTACGCCCGCGAATTCCTCGACAAGGCCGTGCCCCTGGCGTCGGGTTCCTGGTCGGACGCAACCGGGTTGAGCGTCGACGACGGCCACCTGAAGATCGCCACGGCCGACGGATCCGTCGAGCTGGCCGACCCGGAGAAGTTCCTCGGCTACACCGGTGAACTCGGCTCCCCCAGCTGGTCGGTGCTGCTGGTCAATCACGGCCTACACATCGAGATCTTGGTCGACCCGCAGTCGCCGGTCGGCAAGACCGACAACGCCGGCATCAAAGACGTCGTGCTGGAGTCGGCGATCACCACGATCATGGACTTCGAGGACTCGGTCGCCGCCGTCGACGCCGACGACAAGGTGCTGGGTTACCGCAACTGGCTCGGCCTGAACCGGGGTGACCTATCCGAAGAGGTCACCAAGGACGGCAAGACCTTCAGTCGCGTGCTCAACCAGGACCGCACATACAAGACCCCCGACGGCGGCGAGCTCACGTTGCCCGGACGCAGCCTGCTGTTCGTCCGCAACGTCGGCCACCTGATGACCAACGATGCGATAGTCGACGCCGAGGGCAACGAGGTGTTCGAGGGCATCCAGGACGCGCTATTCACCGGACTGGCCGCAATCCACGGCCTCAAGACCGGTGACGCCAATGGACCGCTGACCAACAGCCGCACCGGCTCGGTCTACATCGTCAAGCCCAAGATGCACGGCCCCGACGAGGTCGCCTACACCTGCGAGCTCTTCAGCCGCGTCGAGGACGTCCTCGGTCTGCCGCAGGGCACGCTCAAGGTCGGCATCATGGACGAAGAACGCCGCACCACCGTCAACCTCAAGGCGTGCATCAAGGCCGCCGCCGACCGGGTGGTGTTCATCAACACCGGCTTCCTCGACCGCACCGGCGACGAGATCCACACGTCTATGGAAGCGGGCCCGATGATCCGCAAGGGCGCGATGAAGACCACCACCTGGATCAAGGCCTACGAAGACAACAACGTCGACACCGGGCTCGCCGCCGGATTCAAGGGCAGGGCGCAAATCGGCAAGGGCATGTGGGCCATGACCGAGCTGATGGCCGACATGATGGAGCAAAAGATCGGCCAGCCCAAGGCCGGTGCCACCACCGCGTGGGTGCCGTCACCGACGGCGGCCACCTTGCACGCGATGCACTACCACTACGTGGACGTCGCCGCGGTGCAGGAAGAGCTCGAGGGCAAGAAGCGGGCCACGATCGACGAGTTGCTGACCGTGCCGCTGGCGAAGGAGCTGGCCTGGGCGCCCGAGGAGATCCGCGAGGAAGTCGACAACAACTGTCAGTCGATCCTCGGGTACGTGGTGCGCTGGATCGACGCGGGCGTGGGCTGCTCGAAGGTTCCGGACATCCACGATGTCGCGTTGATGGAAGACCGTGCCACGCTTCGGATTTCCAGCCAGCTGCTGGCTAACTGGCTACGGCATGGCGTCATCACCGAAGAGGATGTGCGCGCTAGCCTGGAGCGGATGGCTCCGCTGGTGGACGAGCAGAATGCCGGTGATTCCGGTTACTTGCCGATGGCGCCCAACTTCGACGACAGCATCGCCTTCCTGGCCGCCCAGGAGCTGATTCTGCAGGGCGGTCAGCAGCCCAGCGGCTACACCGAGCCGATCCTGCATCGGCGGCGGCGCGAGTTCAAGGCACGCGCTCATCAGTGACGTCTGTTTGGGGAACTTTCACCGCTCCGATGGTTAGCGGCTGCAGACACCTCCGGCGCTCAGGAGAGGACCGGCATGGGTAGGCACAGGGCTCCCGACGACGATGACGACGAACCGATCGAAGAGCCGTCAGACGAGCATCCCGCGCCGGAGCCTTTCGGAGATGTAGACGAACATCGCGAAGCGCCGGCCTTTCCGGACGACGAGCCGCCCTACCCGGGTTCGTTCTCGGCACCGCGTTACCCGACGAGTCCGCCTGAGGACTTCGGCGACGACGATCATTTTTTCGGCTTCGACGAGCCGGCCGACGAGCACCGCGACGAATTGACGCGACCCGTCTCGATCGAGCGCGACGTGCCGCCTGTCGACCCCGACCTGTCGGAGGAGTTCCCGGACTTTCCGCGCCGCGACGCAGAACCTGCGCCGCCGCCGTCGGGACCCCCGACCGGCGGGCACCGCGGCCTACCCGGCTTCAGTGGCGGCCACCGCACTGAAGGCGGTCGGCGCGGCGTCAGCATCGGCGTGATCGCCGCTTTGATCTCCGTCGTCGTCGTGGTGGGCGTCGTCATCCTGTGGCGCTTCTTTGGTGACGCGCTGTCGAACCGCTCGCACAGCGCGCGATGCGTCGGTGACAAGATTCCGGTCGCCGTGGTCGCCGACCCGTCGATCTCCGATCAGGTCCAACATCTGGCGGACCGGTTCAACGGCCAATCCGCACCTGTCGGCGACCACTGCGTCGCCATCGGTGTGACATCGGCCGGCTCGGACGCCGTTGTCGACGGCTTCATCGGCAAATGGCCTGGTGAACTCGGTCAACGCCCGGCGCTGTGGATTCCGGGCAGCTCGGTGTCCGCGGCGCGACTGACCGCCGCGGCGGGCAAAGAGACCGTCAGCGACAGTCGCTCGCTGGTGACGTCACCCGTCGTCCTCGCGGTGCGGCCGGAGCTCCAGAAAGCCTTGGGCGACCAGAATTGGGCCGCTCTTCCCGACCTGCAGACCAAACCGGATTCGATGGCCGGACTGAAGCTTCCGTCCTGGGGGTCGCTGCGGTTGGCGTTGCCGATCGGCGGCAACAGCGACGCGGCGTTCCTCGCCGGCGAGGCGGTGGCAGCCGGATCGGTCCCACCCGGTGCTCCACCAACCGATGGCAGCGGCGCCGTGCGCAGGTTGATCAGCGGGCAGCCCAAACTCGCCGACAACTCGCTCGGCGAGGCGCTGAACGCGCTCCTGAAGCCCGGTGACGCCGCCACGGCGCCGGTCCACGCGGTGGTCACCACCGAACAGCAGGTCTTCGCCTGCGGGCAGTCGCAGTCCGATGCCGGCGGCGTGCTGAAGGCATGGCAGCCGCCCGGGGCCGCCGCGGTTGCCGACTACCCCACCGTGCTGCTGAGTGGATCGTGGCTGTCGCAGGAGCAGGTCACCGCGGCCAGCGAATTCGCCCGTTTCATGCACAAGCCAGACCAGTTGGCCGAACTGGCCAAGGCAGGGTTCCGCGCCGAGGGGACCAAGACCCCGAAAAGTGACGTCACCAATTTCCCGGCGCTGCCCTCGACGCTGTCGATCGGTGACGACGCTACGCGCGCCGCGTTGGCCAACGCCGTCTCGGCGCCGGCGAGCGCTCCGGCGGCGATCATCATGCTCGAGCAGTCCATGACGACCGACGAAGGCGGCAAGACCCGGCTGGGCAACGTCGTGAGCGCACTCGAAGACCGGATCAAGGCGCTGGCTCCCAACGCCGTGATCGGCTTGTGGACGTTCGACGGCAAGGAAGGCCGGTCAGAAGTGCCGGCGGGACCGCTCAGCGATCAGGTCGACGGTAAGCCGCGTACCGAGGAGCTGACAGCAGCGCTGGATCGACAGCACGCGTCGTCCGGCGGCGCGGTGTCTTTCACCACGCTGCGGCTGATCTACCAGAATGCCCAAGCGAACTTCCATGCCGGACAGACGAATTCGATCCTGGTGATCACCGCTGGCCCGCACACCGATCAGAGTTTGGGTGGGCAGGGTTTGCAGGACTTCATCAAGCAGAGCGCAAACCCGGCCAAACCGGTGGCCGTCAACGTCATCGACTTTGGTTCCGACTCCGACCGGGAGACCTGGGAGGCCGTCGCGAAACTCTCCGGCGGGACCTATCAGAACCTTGCGACGTCCGCCTCACCCGACCTGGCCAGCGCGGTATCGAGCTTCCTGAGCTGATCTGGCTCGCCGGCGCCGCAGAGCGGGCAGCCCCTCACGCCGCTCAGCGTGAACACAGACTGAATTCGAAGATGGCTCAAAGTCAGTGCCCTTTCTTCGAATAATGCTCAGTCATCGCCCACGAACTGGGTTGGCTATACCGGCCAAGAGCGCAAGCGCCCCAGCCTGTTTGCCGTCCCATCGATGGGGCGTCCGTCGAATACATCGGCCAATCGATAGACATTAGAAGATTGTCCAATTACTCAGACGCACCTCAGGTAAAGTTTCACGCTGTCCCGGCTATGTGATTGCCATCACAGCGCAATGCTCGATCGAGGAGATGCCCGCCATGCAACTCGCCCTGCGTCCTTATGCCACCGCCGGAGTTGCCCTCGTCGGCGCCAGCATCATCGTCGTAACTCCCGTCGCGCCGCCGCTTCCCGAGATTCAGGCGCATTCGGTCAAACTGGTCGATGCCTGGACCGATCTCGTCTCCGACACCACAGCCAACCTGTCCAACATCGCCGCCAATTCTGACCCGACCGCGATCGCCGGCGTATTCCAAGCGCTGCTGAGCAATCCGCTGGGCGTCATCCAGGCGCTGACCGATCTCACCCCCACGGTGACAACGGAGCTCGGCTCGCTGCCCGCGACAGTCAACATCGACTTGCCGCCCGGCCTGGAACTCGGCATCGCGCAGCTCGGCGCCTGGGCCACCACTCTCGAATCCGTCAACGAGGTCATCGGCCAACTGTCCAGCAACCCCGCGGGCGCGTTCAACACGCTCCTGGAGGCGCCGGCCACCATCTTGAACGGATTCCTCAACGGCGAAGACAACATCAGCCTGCTCGACGGCACGATCAACATCGCCGGCTTCAACGGCATCCTGGCGCCGCTGCAGGAAGTCAGCATCAGCCTCAACTTGGCCAACCTGCTGGACGCCCTGGGCGTGGGAGATCTCAGCCTCAGCAGCCTCGGCATCAATCTCACCGACCTGTTGAACCAGCTCGGTCTGGGCAACCTCGACCTCGGCGGCTTGTTCGATGCGCTTGGCATCGGCAACGACGGCTTGGGCAGCCTGCTTACCGACGCGACACTCAGTTCGCTGCTCGGCGACCTCGGCCTTAGCGGCTTGGGATTGGGCAGCTTCAGCCTGACTCAGATCCTGAGCGATCTTGGACTCAACGGCGCGACTCCGCTCAACGAACTGGGCTTGAGCACCGTGCTGGACGCATTCGGCCTCGACTCCCCGATCAATCTGAGCCTGAGCGGCCTGCTGACCGATCTGGGTTTTGGCAGCCTGGTCAACGAAGGCTTGGGCAGCCTGCTTGCGACGCTGCCGAGCGGGCTTCTCACCGGCGCGCTCTCCAGCCTCAACGGCGTGTTGGGCACCCTGCTGAACCCGCTGCTCAGCATCCCGGCCCTTGGCCCGTTGCTCAGTTCGGCCTTGACCGCTGCCGGCCTCAACCTCAACAGTCTGTTAGACGTCAGCAACCTCGAGACCGCGCTGAACGGCATCACCATCGGTGATCTGCTGGGCGGCCAGGGGATTGACACGACCGTTAGCGGCCTGCTGGGCGACCTTGGTATCGACATCCCCGACAACCTGACCGTCGGCGGCATTCTGACCGACCTCGGGTTCGCTTCCGGCACAGCCGACCTGACCCTGTCCGGTCTGCTGACCGACCTGGGTATCGGTGACACGGGAATCGGCGACCTGCTCAACACGGTCAGTCTTAGCGATCTGCTCGGTGACCTCGGCCTGTCCGACCTCCCGCTGAACCTGAGCAACCTCGGCGACCTCACCGATTTGACCGTCGGTGGCCTGCTGGGCGACCTCGGCCTGGGCGACATCGCCACGATCAACATCGACGGGTTCGGCGGACTGGCTACCTTGCTGAGCGACGTGATCCCGCAACAGATCCTGACCTCGCTGGGGATGTAAGCGCTAAGCGTAAGACTCCACCGGCGGGCACGAGCAGACCAGGTTGCGGTCGCCGTAGGCTCCGTCGATGCGGCGTACCGGCGGCCACACCTTGGGCCGGAAGCCCTTGCCGAGCGGGTACGCCGCGACCTCGCGGGTGTACGGGTGCTCCCACTTGTCCACCACCAGGCACTCGGCGGTGTGCGGCGCACCGCGCAGCGGGTTGTCGTCGACCGCCCACTCCCCTGAGCCGACGCGGTCGATCTCACCGCGGATGGCGATCATCGCGTCGCAGAACGCATCGACCTCGGCGAGGCTCTCGCTCTCGGTAGGTTCGACCATCAGCGTGCCGGCGACCGGGAAGCTCATGGTCGGGGCGTGAAAACCGTAGTCCGCCAGTCGCTTTGCGACATCGTCGACGGTCACTCCGGTTGACTTGGTGATCGGCCGCAGGTCCAGGATGCACTCGTGGGCCACCATGCCGTTCTCTCCGGTGTACAGCACCGGGTAGTACTCGTCGAGGCGGCGGGCGATGTAGTTGGCCGACGCGATCGCCGTCAGCGACGCCGCGCGCAGACCCGGCGCACCCATCATGCGGATGTACGCCCAGCTGATCGGCAGGATCGATGCCGAGCCGTAGGGCGCCGACGACACCGGCGCGCCCGCAGGTAGTTCGGGGGCGTAGGGGTGCCCCGGTAGGAACGGCGCCAAGTGCGCACGCGCGGCGACCGGCCCGACGCCGGGCCCGCCACCGCCGTGCGGAATGCAGAACGTCTTGTGCAGATTCAGGTGGCTGACATCGCCGCCGAACTTGCCCGGCCGCGCCAGCCCGACCAACGCGTTGAGGTTGGCGCCGTCGATGTAGACCTGGCCGCCCGCGTCGTGCACGGCCGCGCAGATGTCGGCAATGTCTTGTTCATACACCCCGTGCGTCGACGGGTAAGTGATCATCAACGTGGACAGCCGCTCGGCGTGCTCGCTGACCTTGGCGCGCAGGTCATCGAGGTCCACGTCGCCGTTCGAACGACAGGCCACCACAACAACTTTCATGCCGGCCAGCGCAGCGGATGCCGCGTTGGTCCCATGGGCGCTGGACGGGATCAGACAGATGTTTCGGGCGGCTTCGCCGCGGCTGGCGTGGTAGGCGTGGATCGCGAGCAGCCCGGCGTACTCGCCCTGCGATCCGGCGTTGGGCTGCAACGAGATTGCGTCATATCCGGTCAACTGCACCAACCAGTTCTCCAGGTCGGCAATGAGCCGGCGCAGGCCCCGGCTGTCGGACGCGGGCGCGAACGGGTGCTGACGCGCGAATTCCGGCCAGGTGATCGACTCCATCTCGGCGGCGGCGTTCAGTTTCATCGTGCACGAGCCGAGCGGAATCATCGTGCGGTCCAAGGCAAGATCCTTGTCCGCCAGCGCGCGCAGATACCGCATCATCGATGTCTCGGTCCGGTAGTCGACGAACGCCGGGTGGGTCAGGAACTCCGATGTCCGGTTCGCGATCCCCGCGCAGACAGACTCGGCG
This genomic stretch from Mycobacterium paraterrae harbors:
- the gcvP gene encoding aminomethyl-transferring glycine dehydrogenase, giving the protein MSDYTNPLFADRHIGPDSTAVAAMLEVIGVDSLDELARRALPPGILDALTESGAAPGLDELPPAASEAEALAELRELADQNTVAVSMIGQGYYDTYTPPVLLRNILENPAWYTAYTPYQPEISQGRLEALLNFQTMVADLTGLEVANASMLDEGTAAAEAMTLMHRAVKGKANKLAVDVDVFAQTAAILATRAEPLGIEIVTADLRDGLPDGDFFGVIAQLPGASGRITDWSALVSEAHDRGALVAVGADLLALTLITPPGEIGADVAFGNTQRFGVPMGFGGPHAGYLVVHEKHARQLPGRLVGVSVDADGSPAYRLALQTREQHIRRDKATSNICTAQVLLSVMAAMYASYHGADGLRGIARRVHGHAEAIAAGLGDDLVHDKYFDTVVGHVPGRADEVVAAAKAHGINLWRVDADHVSVTCDEVTTEAHVAAVLDAFGVQAAESVCAGIANRTSEFLTHPAFVDYRTETSMMRYLRALADKDLALDRTMIPLGSCTMKLNAAAEMESITWPEFARQHPFAPASDSRGLRRLIADLENWLVQLTGYDAISLQPNAGSQGEYAGLLAIHAYHASRGEAARNICLIPSSAHGTNAASAALAGMKVVVVACRSNGDVDLDDLRAKVSEHAERLSTLMITYPSTHGVYEQDIADICAAVHDAGGQVYIDGANLNALVGLARPGKFGGDVSHLNLHKTFCIPHGGGGPGVGPVAARAHLAPFLPGHPYAPELPAGAPVSSAPYGSASILPISWAYIRMMGAPGLRAASLTAIASANYIARRLDEYYPVLYTGENGMVAHECILDLRPITKSTGVTVDDVAKRLADYGFHAPTMSFPVAGTLMVEPTESESLAEVDAFCDAMIAIRGEIDRVGSGEWAVDDNPLRGAPHTAECLVVDKWEHPYTREVAAYPLGKGFRPKVWPPVRRIDGAYGDRNLVCSCPPVESYA